The Cryptococcus gattii WM276 chromosome D, complete sequence region TTTGAGGACTAAACGGCCACCGACGTAAAGCGCAAGGTAAATGAAGAAAGGACATATCCCATGTGCATGTTTTGGATCCCAGTCTCCCACACCAGACCCTCTGTTGTCCTTTCAAGTACTGTAGTATCGTGTATTCACCGCTGCAATTTCCGTTTCTGATTCCCCATTGACTGAGGTTGATCATGATCCTGGAACCTAATCAGTTATTACTGGTTTTTCTCTGTTACCAGCTACCAGCAGTTACATACATCGGATGTCATGTATCATGTGTGCGAATGCAATATACTCCTAAGCAAATACCCGCTCCAACGAAGCCACACCGCCGTATACGATGAGTTCATAACGTAATACAATTACTGACATGATTATCGTCATTGCTTTCTGGTCTCATACTGGCGCCCTGTGCTGGAAGTTAGTATCTTCTGATTCTGATATTTCATCTAGGTTTGTAGGATCGTTCACGTCGAATATTGATTCAACCCCTTGTTTTCAACATTATTCATTTTAATTATGACTTGATAGCTTAGTCCTGCGGTTAGTCCCAGTCTCAGTTTCCAGCAGTCAGCAATCAATCAGCACTCAATCAGCAATAGTTAGTCACCAGTCATTGATATCAAGTCAAATAGGCAGCAATTGTGATGTTGTTCCTATTTAGGGGCATTAATATCAGATCAATAATCGACCTACTAGTCTTTTATCAATAGGGAAATAAAGAACAAAAAATGGCCGAGCTCCGAGTGCCGAGCGCACAGGTATTGTAGTGAAGAGCTGAGTACATTATCAAATCCAGGGACTAAGGGTTGAACGATTTAACTGGCCATTTACCTCAAACCGGAGACATTCCAAGGCATATTTATTATTGTGCCCTGATATGACTGACGTCGACTGTACTCTATGTTTTTGCGTGTTCTCAAAGCCCTACGTGTAGTCTATGCTAGCGGCCATATGATGTTGTACTAATATACAGTAGTACTTGAAAGTTTATGTATGCTCATTCTACCGCATTCTCCGTCTGCCGGCCCCTCCTACTCCCTACGTACTTCGTGCGTCGTTCGTTATCTACCATGTCATCGATCACCATGTATAATACTAATGGCTCCCCTTTATGGCTTCTTCATGTTGGTAAATTGTACGTTATCACCGAGACACATGTAATTTAAGACCTCCGCAATTTCGTTGTTTTTGCTTGGTCAACGAAGTGCTAGACTTCACATTTTGTTTTTGATTATTGAGTGATAAATGAACGGAGACGGAAAAAAGACGGTTAAATCGGTACCGACAGCTCAGGACGTGATAGGTGGGATACCAGGCACACACAATTATGTAATGGCAATAGAGtattaattattattgCATAAAGTTTAATAAGGGGAATAGGAGGATTTAATCACGGTTATGACCTTTTAGCTCATATTAAGTAATGAATTATTAATGAGCAGAGTTGAAAAAATGTTGTCTACTTATTATATTAGAAGGCAACTGGGGCAAATGCTATAGGCTCGACACTAGGCTCGTCACAAGCCCCTCGACGGACATCGACCGGTCTCCGACGAGGACTAGTCCGAGGGCTTGTCGCAAAAACAGACTTTTGGGTGAACATGTCGGGGTGAATTTGGCCTTTTCCGACCGTTTTCAAATGATCATTGTTTATGCATATGAAGGTATTAATACATAACAACTCACAGGATGTTACTTCAGGATCAAGCCTTTCTCTCCGACGAGGACGAGTCCGAGGAGGGGCTTGTGACTACACGGCGTTGGCCCACCCCCAAAATATAACGGAGACCGTTACGTTAATGAGCTCTCCTTCCTATTGCTCACTCGGCAAACACTTCCTCGCCAACTCCAATAAGACTCCAATAAGACTGTCACGGCATAGAATTCTTCTTGATCTCGTAGATGCATCATGTAGACACGTCAGGGCCGTAGTCATATGTTATCTAATATATGATTATCTTATTTCATGTATGCATGAAGATGGCGGAGACTAGTGGAGTGGCAGTACAAGTTGCATGCCTTCTGAGCTTGTGAGCTTCCCCATTTACGTAACGGTCTCCGTTATATTTTGGGGGTGGGCCAACGTTTTCACTTGTACACAGTGACGAGCCTAGGCAAATGCGCAAAAAGCGCGGCCAGTCGGTCGCATATAATGGTATGACGTGGAAGATGCAGACCGAACGATTGTTATTTGCCGCCGAGAGCTGATTGCGATGGTGACGGATGAGGGATGGTGATGTGTCGTCGGTCTTATGCGAGTTGTTCATCTCCTCTATCCATTACTGACAGACTATAACTTCCCCGACAACCAGACAGCCAAGGGCTTAACATGTTCGATCCTGCCTTCCTTTTGTCCAACTCGAAGAGCAATAATGTCAACCTCTCAACCAGCACGTCCACAAGCTCGTCGGACTTACTAAGCTCTGTCCGGGCAGAACGACTCGCTCGAGAAGAAAAGCGTCATCAAGAATTGGCGGCCATCGAAATACAAAAGGTatggagaggaaggaaggtAGCAAGGGATTTAAGAGAAATGATATTGAAGGATCTGGAGAGAAGGctgggagaagaaggaggacTCAATGTTGAAAAGGCGGGGAGAGAGATGGTGGTACTGTTGAGAGATGCCAAAAACAAAAAGGACACAGATAGAAAACAGATGGTGTCAGCCCATTGGTGCGATCTCGGTCTCCAGATAAAAGGTTTGTCAAGTTTCTTTGGATATGCAGTTGCGATAAGCTCAGCTAACTCTACATTTCCTAGATGGAAGACCGAGTCTCGTTGAACCATTAAATCGTGACCCAGGGTGGGGTCGCATACTAGGTCTTCTTAGTATAAGGCTATTGCACGTAGTAGATTGCAATCCAACGTGAGTATATTTCAGTCATCATATCACCTCGGGCTGATGACAAGGCCAGCACTGTACATGTCCCCTCTATATTATCCGGGTTAGAGGCAATTGCCAACCCGTCCTCTTACACCGGATTCCCAGTCCAGCTGGCCAATACAGCTCGACATGAGTGGTTAGAAGCTATCCTTAATAACCAGTGGGTCGATATACTCGTGTCTATCCTGTCGAAAATAATATCAGCAAGTGTGAGTTGACACATCTATCTTTGTGTTGATGAAGACTAATTTTACGAAGTTgccgaagaagaaacaTCCTTCTATCTCCCCCATTATTAGGCTTCTTGCTTCCCCGTTGTCTGcagcttctccttctcgGCTCGCTCCCATCCTCGTACCAATGGTCAACCAATTGCTTGCCATTCCCAgtcttccctcttccttaCCCTTACAAGCTTTGACATATTTATCAGCCAATTTCCATATTTTCGACATTCTGATTCCGTTTGCATCACAAAACCACCAGATTCTGACTGAAGGTCGATTGTCCGATGAGCTGGGCAAGACTTATTTTCTCAGCAATCTGGTGACATTTGGAATATCTGGCCAGCTGCTTTCTCGGAGTGGTATTCATGGTGTCGCCGCTTGGATGAGCGTCGTTGGAGTTGTTTTAAGCCAAATGCAGGATGGCTGGGGGAAATGGATTGAGGGGATCACACAAGATGAAGACGTAATCATGGAGCCGATCATGGAAGGCAGTGATGATGAGATACCTGATGATACGGTAGTTATGCCTTCGCGTAAATCATCCCGTCCTCGAAGATTACCACTCCCTCAGGCGATTTGTTCAAAGCTCGTGCTTTTGTCAACTCCGTCTCACATCTCGGTTTTGACTCAGTATATCATTTCCCCTCCAAGAGGTGCCCCCGCAACTCTTCTGACCGatttttcttccttttttctGGGGATGCTGACCGCTTATCGAGGTAGTCCGAAGTGGGAAGGTGTATTAGATTCCCTTGTGGATGGGAAAAAGGGATTGGCATTGCTGAAAAGTATTTGGAGAGACGGTGTGAGAGGGAAATGGGAGGGTACTGAGGATCGTTCTGCTTGGGAACAGTTCTCAGACAGTGGGTTTCATCACGTTCTAGTAGGAGAAGGTACTGATTAGCGATCCAGATCCAGACGCACCATGCCTCCTTCTGTTGACTCACATGTACTGCCACTACCTTCTCCTCACGCCCGATGATGAATTTTTCTCTCCTGCTCGCAACCCATTCAACATCGACGAAATACTACAACTCGCAGCTATCTGGAGGGATCTTGCCTACTGGGGTTATATCAGTGGAGTCCCATCTCCTGGATTAGCTGCGAATGGTAAAGGAAGGGACAAGAGAGGGAATGAAGAGGCCAGAACACTGTTC contains the following coding sequences:
- a CDS encoding uncharacterized protein (Similar to TIGR gene model, INSD accession AAW45817.1), with the protein product MFDPAFLLSNSKSNNVNLSTSTSTSSSDLLSSVRAERLAREEKRHQELAAIEIQKVWRGRKVARDLREMILKDLERRLGEEGGLNVEKAGREMVVLLRDAKNKKDTDRKQMVSAHWCDLGLQIKDGRPSLVEPLNRDPGWGRILGLLSIRLLHVVDCNPTTVHVPSILSGLEAIANPSSYTGFPVQLANTARHEWLEAILNNQWVDILVSILSKIISASLPKKKHPSISPIIRLLASPLSAASPSRLAPILVPMVNQLLAIPSLPSSLPLQALTYLSANFHIFDILIPFASQNHQILTEGRLSDELGKTYFLSNLVTFGISGQLLSRSGIHGVAAWMSVVGVVLSQMQDGWGKWIEGITQDEDVIMEPIMEGSDDEIPDDTVVMPSRKSSRPRRLPLPQAICSKLVLLSTPSHISVLTQYIISPPRGAPATLLTDFSSFFLGMLTAYRGSPKWEGVLDSLVDGKKGLALLKSIWRDGVRGKWEGTEDRSAWEQFSDNPDAPCLLLLTHMYCHYLLLTPDDEFFSPARNPFNIDEILQLAAIWRDLAYWGYISGVPSPGLAANGKGRDKRGNEEARTLFTKGVTRVVERNARRQFASSDFWIMKTQMDMQGFVEAAVSFAANEEFISYEDAELSGLNDEEREVTSDTLPRWARARQRYSKRQMAYISPRLGLLNNLPMAVPFETRVQVFQMFIEADKAKLGIEYHGRTFRSSAKIRRDHVAQDGFDELSNLGPALKGRVDITFVDKYGITEAGIDGGGLYKEFLTILSKEVFDSNRGLWLTTDQNELYPNPHSYASESHNLSWYRFIGQVLGKAIYDGILVDVTFAAFFLAKWLGRQSYLDDLASLDKDLYKGLIILKNDSKPEDMALTFSTTIEEFGVQRQIDLIPGGSEIPVTAENRHEYIQLVCKYKLDKQIAAQSKAFFIGLSDLLDSKWLRMFDQQELQQLIGGEEKPIDLKDLKAHCNFDGFPNDVTPALFWKVIQGFTEEQKRALLRFVTSCSRPPLLGFSQLNPQFGVRFNGGDMDRLPSASACFNLLKLPGYTTEATLRAKLLQAINSGAGFDMS